One genomic region from Flagellimonas oceani encodes:
- a CDS encoding SLC13 family permease: MELSKKIGLVLGPVVFLVLNLLPFEIVSEKGDPVISVAAWMLIWWITEAVSISVTALLPLLLLPILKILPIAEVGANYGSPIVFLFFGGFVMALALEKVNLHRRIALNIIRLTGTTPNKVILGFMIATATLSMWISNTASTVVMLPIAISVINLLINDEDGFTKNDQNFALCVMLGIAFSANAGGIATVIGTPPNSVLIGLLENEYNTEISFLKWMTIGLPFSIIMIGICYVVLVKWMFPNKDLKFSASKEVIQVELEKLGPTTGKEKMVLAIFAVTVFLWIFRTLINNLFPNLGLTDTMISIFAAVALFAIPYNIKKGDFIITWKDTSKLAWGILILFGGGLALAQGMSTSGIVDMVANSIAQSEISILFTAALLIFLMLFMTELMSNVALVAVLAPVVAGIAIGLDIPMLHLLIPVTIASSCAFMLPMATPPNAIVFASGYVKIPQMARVGVILNLIAVVLLVLVFQFVIPLLF, translated from the coding sequence ATGGAACTAAGCAAAAAAATTGGGCTGGTCCTAGGGCCGGTCGTGTTTCTTGTATTGAACTTGTTGCCTTTTGAAATCGTTTCGGAAAAGGGCGACCCCGTAATATCGGTTGCGGCATGGATGCTGATATGGTGGATTACCGAAGCTGTCTCCATATCCGTTACCGCACTCCTTCCCTTGCTACTACTGCCTATTCTAAAGATTCTGCCCATTGCGGAAGTTGGTGCCAATTATGGAAGCCCCATTGTATTTCTGTTCTTTGGTGGCTTTGTGATGGCTCTTGCCCTGGAAAAGGTAAACCTGCACCGTAGGATTGCCCTGAACATTATTAGGCTCACTGGAACCACTCCAAACAAGGTGATTTTGGGTTTTATGATCGCCACCGCAACTTTGAGCATGTGGATCAGCAATACGGCAAGTACGGTGGTAATGTTGCCTATTGCCATTTCAGTCATCAATCTATTGATCAATGACGAGGACGGCTTTACCAAGAACGATCAGAATTTTGCGCTTTGTGTGATGCTCGGTATCGCCTTTTCCGCCAATGCAGGGGGAATTGCCACGGTAATTGGTACACCTCCAAATTCTGTTTTAATAGGTCTTTTGGAAAACGAATACAATACGGAAATCTCTTTTTTAAAGTGGATGACCATTGGGTTGCCGTTTTCCATCATTATGATAGGGATTTGCTACGTGGTTCTGGTAAAATGGATGTTTCCCAACAAAGATTTAAAGTTCAGTGCCTCCAAGGAGGTCATTCAGGTGGAACTGGAAAAACTGGGCCCTACCACCGGAAAGGAAAAAATGGTTTTGGCAATTTTTGCCGTAACGGTTTTCCTATGGATTTTTAGGACATTGATCAACAACCTATTCCCGAACCTTGGCCTTACGGATACCATGATCAGCATTTTTGCCGCGGTCGCTCTTTTTGCCATTCCCTATAACATAAAAAAGGGGGATTTCATCATCACCTGGAAGGATACCTCTAAATTGGCGTGGGGAATATTGATACTTTTCGGAGGTGGACTTGCCTTAGCGCAGGGAATGTCAACCAGTGGCATTGTGGATATGGTAGCGAACAGCATAGCCCAAAGCGAAATAAGCATATTGTTCACGGCTGCACTTTTGATATTCCTAATGCTCTTTATGACGGAATTGATGAGCAATGTAGCGCTAGTGGCTGTTTTGGCCCCTGTAGTGGCAGGTATTGCGATTGGTCTGGATATTCCAATGCTACACCTATTGATTCCCGTGACCATTGCCAGTAGTTGTGCATTCATGCTTCCGATGGCCACTCCTCCCAATGCCATTGTATTTGCGAGTGGCTACGTAAAGATTCCACAAATGGCCCGTGTTGGTGTCATTTTGAACTTGATTGCCGTAGTGTTGCTTGTTTTAGTTTTCCAGTTTGTGATTCCGCTATTGTTTTAA
- a CDS encoding response regulator transcription factor, with protein MRFFVLILLFINSFSLLGQYRISGQVSPENAGNSIYLSLVEDYRKSSRVYLDQIVQKSEVDSLGQFYFEGNNLNEQNRMYRIHLDGCSDNTGANHFLGRCNNSKNVLFIANNKDTLQFPTSFEDQALCTITSTNTKSGLLLEIEGLKEHMAYDFADYPSEAKKKLNLAKWFNTLHTFGKEANEPLAELYIYDFLSDKRNETFRFYLEDLTTTDYYENLSERLTTSYPEAEFTQQYQAEITTDKELASFNKPKSSKWNRTIIALLAVSLLGNVLFFLGKKKRSTSQLLEKLTPQEQKIVNLMLENKTNKEIASELFVSVSTIKTHINNLYKKLDVTSREQMSFRFKK; from the coding sequence ATGCGGTTTTTCGTCCTTATCCTACTCTTTATCAATTCATTTTCCCTATTGGGTCAATATCGTATTTCCGGGCAGGTTTCCCCAGAAAATGCAGGCAATTCCATTTACTTGTCATTGGTGGAGGACTACCGGAAATCTTCACGGGTGTACTTGGATCAAATTGTACAGAAATCGGAAGTGGATTCCCTAGGCCAGTTTTATTTTGAAGGCAATAATCTAAATGAACAAAATCGTATGTATCGTATCCATTTGGATGGCTGTTCGGACAATACAGGAGCCAATCACTTTTTGGGCAGATGCAACAACAGTAAGAATGTACTCTTTATCGCCAACAATAAAGATACGCTTCAATTCCCCACCTCTTTTGAAGACCAAGCACTGTGCACCATAACATCAACCAACACAAAGTCGGGCCTGCTTTTGGAAATTGAGGGCTTAAAAGAACATATGGCCTATGATTTTGCTGATTATCCCAGTGAAGCCAAGAAAAAACTGAATCTGGCCAAATGGTTCAATACCCTACACACCTTTGGAAAAGAAGCCAACGAACCACTGGCAGAACTGTACATTTATGATTTTTTGTCGGACAAACGGAACGAAACTTTTCGGTTTTACCTGGAAGACTTGACGACCACCGATTATTATGAAAATCTGTCCGAAAGATTGACAACAAGCTATCCCGAAGCTGAATTCACGCAGCAATACCAAGCTGAAATAACCACGGACAAAGAATTGGCCAGTTTCAACAAGCCAAAATCATCCAAATGGAACCGGACGATCATTGCGCTTTTGGCAGTTTCTCTTTTGGGAAATGTACTGTTCTTTCTTGGCAAGAAAAAAAGGAGCACTTCTCAATTACTTGAAAAACTGACGCCCCAAGAGCAAAAAATCGTCAACCTGATGCTGGAAAACAAGACCAACAAAGAGATTGCATCAGAGCTTTTTGTAAGCGTAAGTACCATAAAAACGCACATCAATAATTTGTATAAAAAATTGGATGTCACCTCTAGGGAACAAATGTCCTTTCGCTTTAAAAAATAA
- the lysS gene encoding lysine--tRNA ligase: MQLSEQEIVRREKLTKLREMGINPYPAALYPVDATSKSIKNDFEEGKKVVISGRLMSRRIQGKASFAELQDSEGRIQVYFNRDEICPDDDKTLYNDVYKKLLDIGDIIGIEGELFKTQVGEKTVMVKNFSLLSKSLRPLPLPKVNDEGKVYDAFNDPELRYRQRYVDLVVNPHVKDTFIKRTKITNSIREFYNQKGYLEVETPILQPIPGGAAARPFLTHHNALNVPLYLRIANELYLKRLIVGGFDGVYEFSKDFRNEGMDRTHNPEFTVMELYVAYKDYNWMMDTTEKLLEKVAIDATGSSKVKVGDHEIEFKAPYPRVPILEAIKIHTGYDVADMEEDELREVAKKLDIEVDGTMGIGKLIDEIFGEKCEHHYIQPTFIIDYPKEMSPLTKEHRTNPRLTERFELMVNGKELANAYSELNDPIDQRERFEDQLKLSEKGDDEAMFIDQDFLRALEYGMPPTSGIGIGIDRLVMLMTNNSSIQEVLFFPQMRPEKKKVELTEEEKTIVDIIKPQGEMSLAELKAKAGLSGKKWDKSTKSLTKHGLIKVEKTENDLLVKYTG, from the coding sequence ATGCAACTATCGGAACAAGAGATCGTTCGAAGGGAAAAATTGACCAAACTCAGGGAAATGGGGATCAACCCGTATCCCGCAGCATTGTATCCTGTTGATGCCACCTCAAAGAGCATCAAGAATGATTTTGAAGAAGGAAAGAAAGTAGTTATTTCCGGTAGATTGATGTCACGAAGAATCCAAGGAAAAGCTTCTTTTGCCGAACTTCAGGACAGCGAAGGACGTATCCAAGTCTACTTTAACCGTGATGAAATTTGCCCGGATGATGACAAAACCTTGTACAACGATGTGTACAAAAAGTTGCTGGACATCGGGGACATCATCGGTATCGAAGGAGAGTTGTTCAAGACCCAAGTGGGGGAAAAAACCGTGATGGTGAAAAACTTCTCCCTGTTGAGCAAAAGTTTAAGACCGCTGCCCTTACCGAAGGTAAACGACGAAGGAAAAGTATACGATGCCTTCAACGACCCTGAGCTACGCTACCGCCAGCGGTACGTGGATTTGGTGGTGAATCCCCACGTAAAGGACACCTTCATTAAAAGAACAAAAATCACGAATAGCATACGGGAGTTCTACAACCAAAAAGGATATTTGGAAGTCGAGACCCCAATTTTGCAGCCCATTCCCGGTGGAGCGGCCGCACGCCCGTTCTTAACGCATCACAATGCATTGAACGTGCCTTTGTACCTGCGAATTGCCAACGAACTTTATCTAAAAAGATTGATTGTCGGTGGGTTTGATGGCGTGTACGAGTTTTCCAAGGATTTCCGTAACGAGGGAATGGACCGCACCCACAATCCGGAGTTTACCGTAATGGAACTCTACGTGGCCTACAAAGACTACAACTGGATGATGGACACCACCGAAAAACTATTGGAAAAAGTGGCCATTGATGCCACAGGAAGTTCCAAAGTAAAGGTGGGCGATCACGAAATAGAATTTAAGGCCCCTTACCCAAGGGTTCCGATTTTGGAAGCCATTAAAATTCATACGGGTTACGATGTGGCCGATATGGAAGAGGACGAACTCCGCGAAGTGGCCAAGAAATTGGATATTGAAGTGGATGGGACGATGGGCATCGGTAAATTAATCGATGAGATTTTTGGTGAAAAATGCGAGCATCATTACATCCAGCCGACCTTTATTATTGATTATCCGAAGGAAATGAGTCCGTTGACCAAAGAGCACCGAACCAATCCAAGGCTTACGGAGCGTTTTGAGTTGATGGTGAACGGCAAGGAATTGGCCAATGCCTATTCCGAGCTTAACGACCCTATTGATCAGCGCGAGCGGTTTGAAGATCAGCTCAAACTCTCCGAAAAAGGAGATGATGAAGCGATGTTCATTGACCAAGATTTCTTGCGTGCTTTGGAATATGGTATGCCCCCAACCTCTGGAATCGGAATTGGAATTGACCGTTTGGTAATGTTGATGACCAACAATTCATCCATCCAAGAAGTGTTGTTCTTCCCGCAAATGCGGCCTGAGAAGAAAAAAGTAGAATTGACCGAGGAAGAAAAAACCATTGTGGACATCATTAAACCACAAGGAGAAATGTCCCTGGCCGAACTTAAAGCAAAAGCCGGATTGAGTGGCAAAAAATGGGACAAGAGTACTAAATCCCTTACCAAACATGGACTTATCAAAGTAGAGAAAACCGAGAATGATCTTTTGGTAAAATATACGGGATAG
- a CDS encoding thioredoxin family protein, which produces MKRVLTALCMLCILCVSAQEFNKEIITENGRQLLVGKINLEGLQSQPYGSWFQNKYDNYHPDDTMVTLFKEKLSEYNTKLFLGTWCGDSKRESPRFIKILEAADFPMEQLEIIALDYRKGHYKTSPTGEEKGLNIIKVPTIIFFKDGKEVNRIVESPLETLEEDIAQIVFEKDYVPNYAY; this is translated from the coding sequence ATGAAGCGAGTATTGACAGCATTGTGTATGCTATGCATTCTGTGCGTTTCCGCGCAAGAATTCAACAAAGAAATCATCACAGAAAACGGTCGGCAATTGCTAGTGGGTAAAATCAACCTGGAAGGATTGCAATCCCAACCCTATGGCAGCTGGTTCCAAAACAAGTATGACAACTACCATCCCGACGACACTATGGTTACCTTGTTCAAAGAAAAATTGTCGGAATACAACACCAAACTCTTCTTGGGAACTTGGTGTGGCGACAGCAAACGGGAAAGCCCCAGATTCATCAAAATTCTGGAAGCCGCGGATTTTCCGATGGAGCAATTGGAAATCATCGCGCTGGATTACCGCAAAGGACACTACAAAACCAGTCCCACGGGCGAAGAAAAAGGCTTGAACATCATTAAAGTGCCGACCATCATATTTTTTAAAGATGGAAAAGAAGTCAACCGAATCGTGGAAAGTCCATTGGAAACTTTGGAGGAAGATATCGCCCAAATTGTTTTTGAAAAGGACTATGTGCCCAATTATGCATATTAA
- a CDS encoding type II toxin-antitoxin system RelE/ParE family toxin has product MFFIEKTVEFDRWLRRLKDIRAKAKILFRIQRIENDGHFGDCKSVGNGISEIRIHFAKGYRVYFKEKNGRIIVLLAGGDKSSQKRDIKKAKEIWNKLKA; this is encoded by the coding sequence ATGTTCTTTATTGAAAAAACTGTAGAGTTCGATAGGTGGCTAAGAAGATTGAAAGATATAAGAGCGAAGGCTAAGATCCTATTTAGAATTCAGAGGATTGAAAATGACGGGCATTTTGGTGATTGTAAAAGTGTTGGAAATGGAATCAGTGAAATTCGAATACATTTTGCCAAAGGATATCGGGTTTATTTTAAAGAAAAGAACGGTAGGATTATTGTTTTACTGGCGGGTGGTGACAAAAGTTCTCAAAAAAGAGACATCAAGAAAGCAAAGGAAATTTGGAATAAGTTAAAAGCATAG
- a CDS encoding TonB-dependent receptor gives MKRMKLAFLFVLLVSFTGMAQEVTGTVYDDQNVPLPGASVQVKGTTTGAITDFDGNYSIAASTGDILVFSYVGFNTQEATVTGSTLDVTLQAGLELENVVVVGSRNANRTSTDSPVPVDVLDVTELVQSAPQVTVTEILNYAAPSFTSNPQTISDGTDHIAPAALRGLGPDQVLVLINGKRRHKTGLVNVNGTFGRGSVGTDMTTIPSNSISRIEILRDGAAAQYGSDAIAGVINIVLKNTVNELQVDVNTGAHFTSEHSPQKKIDGEKVNLGLNYGLPIGKEGGFINFTGNFNHRGWTNRMQEWEGSIFHAANAIERVANEAGYDVSKLLDNDISDVQQYASQVGYFSQETINAINNANTYEEIFGINDGVNSQAGILSSLTFNDDDIVTGIAGNNVTDQELLARGLQRSDFNMRVGQSKLRGAQFFANLSIPLDENLEIYGFGGLSFKNGNAGGFYRLPNQSRTYSPAYPNGFLPEINSNIVDKSAAFGIKGMIGDWNVDFSNSYGKNEFMYHVTNSNNASMENATPFQANSGGFDYSENTSNFDMSRFYEDTMAGLNIAFGAEYRVENYGIIAGEEISYAQYNTLGIPHDPTDPDSVVPTDFFGNSRPGGIQVFPGFKPDNEVNAFRNTIAGYFDVEADFTESILLSGAVRYENFSDFGGTLNFKVATRLKISENFNFRGGGQTGFRAPSLHQIHYSSTSTLFVDGVPNEVGVFPNTSRVARLLGIEPLKEETSVGATAGFTARVPSANLKFTLDGFLINIDDRVILTGQFDDNDNAELANLFQQANATQAAFFANSVDTQTKGLDFVVDHKANISDNVSLTNTLAMTVSETTVEKVKVPEAIADAGLSDTYFDPTSRIYLESAVPTTKGNLSHNVKVGDNWSFFLRNGYFGEVREATNEEDPTIDYTFGAKIVTDLTIGFNFTESATFTIGANNLLDVYPDENDPAFRSEGRFIYSRRSVQFGQNGRYVFGRLTFKIK, from the coding sequence ATGAAAAGAATGAAATTAGCATTCCTTTTCGTGCTGTTGGTATCTTTTACCGGAATGGCACAAGAGGTAACAGGAACCGTCTATGACGACCAAAACGTACCCTTGCCCGGAGCTTCGGTCCAAGTAAAGGGAACAACTACGGGAGCCATCACCGACTTTGATGGCAACTATTCCATAGCAGCAAGCACTGGGGACATCTTGGTGTTTTCCTATGTCGGGTTCAATACCCAAGAAGCGACCGTGACCGGCAGTACATTGGACGTAACACTGCAAGCCGGACTCGAACTCGAAAATGTTGTGGTTGTAGGATCAAGAAACGCCAACCGAACCTCTACCGATTCCCCAGTACCCGTTGATGTGTTGGATGTAACCGAACTTGTACAATCCGCACCGCAGGTCACCGTTACCGAAATCCTGAACTACGCAGCGCCGTCGTTCACATCAAATCCGCAGACCATTTCCGATGGTACGGACCATATTGCCCCCGCAGCTTTGCGCGGACTTGGGCCCGACCAGGTTTTGGTGCTCATCAATGGAAAAAGGCGGCACAAAACCGGATTGGTGAACGTAAACGGGACATTTGGCCGTGGAAGCGTTGGGACAGATATGACAACTATTCCATCCAACTCCATTTCCAGAATCGAGATCCTTAGGGACGGTGCTGCCGCCCAATATGGTTCCGATGCCATTGCCGGTGTTATCAACATCGTTCTTAAAAATACGGTGAACGAATTACAGGTAGATGTGAACACAGGAGCCCATTTTACCAGCGAGCATAGTCCACAAAAGAAAATCGATGGTGAAAAGGTAAATCTAGGATTGAATTACGGATTGCCCATTGGAAAAGAGGGTGGATTTATCAATTTTACTGGGAATTTCAACCACCGCGGATGGACCAATCGCATGCAAGAATGGGAAGGTTCTATATTTCATGCAGCCAATGCAATAGAAAGAGTGGCAAATGAAGCGGGATATGATGTTTCCAAACTTTTGGACAATGATATTTCTGATGTTCAACAATATGCTTCACAGGTAGGTTATTTTAGTCAAGAGACCATTAATGCAATCAATAATGCCAATACTTATGAAGAAATTTTCGGAATAAATGATGGAGTCAATTCTCAAGCTGGAATTTTATCTTCCCTGACTTTCAATGATGATGACATTGTCACCGGTATCGCGGGCAATAATGTTACCGATCAAGAGCTTTTAGCCAGGGGTTTGCAACGAAGCGATTTCAACATGCGGGTCGGTCAATCCAAGCTGAGGGGCGCCCAGTTCTTTGCCAACCTTTCCATACCGTTGGATGAGAATTTGGAGATCTACGGGTTTGGCGGTCTGAGTTTTAAAAATGGTAATGCAGGTGGTTTTTACCGCCTTCCGAACCAGTCGCGCACCTACTCCCCTGCCTATCCAAATGGTTTCTTGCCAGAAATCAATTCCAATATTGTTGACAAATCCGCAGCATTTGGAATCAAGGGAATGATCGGGGATTGGAACGTTGACTTTAGTAATTCCTATGGAAAGAACGAGTTCATGTACCACGTTACAAACTCCAACAATGCTTCAATGGAAAATGCGACTCCTTTTCAAGCAAACTCGGGTGGGTTCGACTATAGTGAAAACACCTCCAATTTTGATATGAGCCGCTTTTATGAAGATACCATGGCAGGCTTGAACATTGCTTTCGGGGCCGAATACCGTGTGGAAAATTACGGTATCATAGCCGGAGAGGAAATCTCCTATGCGCAATACAACACCCTGGGCATTCCACACGATCCCACCGATCCAGATTCAGTAGTTCCGACGGATTTTTTCGGCAATTCCAGACCTGGTGGCATTCAAGTTTTTCCAGGCTTTAAACCTGATAATGAGGTAAATGCCTTCAGAAACACCATTGCGGGCTATTTTGATGTGGAAGCTGATTTTACCGAATCCATTTTGCTCAGTGGAGCGGTCAGGTATGAAAACTTCTCCGATTTTGGGGGAACCTTGAACTTTAAGGTGGCCACAAGATTGAAAATTTCGGAAAACTTCAATTTTAGAGGTGGTGGACAAACGGGCTTTAGAGCTCCATCATTACATCAAATCCATTACAGCTCCACATCCACCCTATTTGTGGATGGGGTACCGAACGAAGTTGGTGTTTTTCCGAACACCTCAAGGGTGGCCCGATTGCTGGGCATAGAACCTTTGAAAGAGGAAACATCGGTAGGTGCAACGGCCGGGTTTACGGCACGAGTGCCCAGTGCCAACCTAAAATTTACTTTGGACGGATTCCTCATCAATATCGATGATCGAGTAATCCTCACCGGACAGTTTGATGATAACGACAATGCCGAATTGGCAAACCTGTTCCAACAGGCCAATGCCACACAGGCTGCTTTCTTTGCAAACTCTGTGGATACCCAGACCAAAGGTTTGGATTTTGTTGTGGACCACAAAGCGAACATCTCGGACAATGTTTCACTGACCAACACTTTGGCCATGACCGTATCCGAAACGACCGTTGAAAAGGTGAAAGTTCCCGAAGCTATTGCGGATGCGGGACTTAGCGACACCTATTTTGACCCAACAAGTCGAATCTATTTGGAATCTGCAGTGCCCACCACCAAAGGAAACCTATCCCACAACGTAAAAGTCGGGGACAATTGGAGCTTCTTTTTGCGAAACGGGTATTTTGGCGAAGTGAGGGAAGCTACCAATGAAGAAGACCCTACCATCGACTATACATTTGGGGCAAAAATTGTGACCGATCTGACCATTGGCTTCAATTTTACCGAAAGTGCAACATTCACCATTGGAGCCAATAACCTTTTGGATGTTTATCCGGACGAGAACGATCCTGCTTTTAGATCGGAGGGTAGGTTTATCTACTCAAGGAGGTCTGTTCAATTTGGACAGAACGGAAGATACGTCTTTGGCAGATTGACCTTCAAAATCAAATAA
- a CDS encoding OmpA family protein, with protein sequence MSEGKISTNGILFNSGSADILPQSMGIIRQISQVLTQDSSIKLNIVGHTDADGSDESNVTLSKNRAEAVKNALVSVYGISADRLSSEGKGEAEPVADNNSAQGKAQNRRVEFIKL encoded by the coding sequence ATGTCCGAAGGAAAAATTTCCACCAACGGCATACTTTTCAACTCGGGTTCGGCGGACATTTTGCCCCAATCCATGGGCATCATCCGACAGATTTCCCAAGTTTTGACGCAGGATAGCTCCATCAAACTAAATATTGTTGGGCATACCGATGCCGATGGTTCCGACGAGAGCAATGTAACACTTTCGAAAAACAGGGCGGAAGCCGTAAAAAATGCATTGGTTTCGGTATATGGAATTTCTGCGGACCGTTTAAGTTCCGAAGGAAAGGGCGAGGCAGAACCAGTTGCCGACAATAATTCCGCACAGGGCAAAGCTCAAAACCGAAGGGTCGAATTCATCAAACTTTAA
- a CDS encoding addiction module antidote protein: protein METSKFDIADYLDSKEMIAEYLNTVLEEGDSGDVVNAIGHIAKAIGMTKISEETGLSRPSLYKALSDGSKPQFATIMKVLKAIGGQVQVHPV from the coding sequence ATGGAAACCTCAAAATTCGACATAGCGGATTATTTGGACAGCAAGGAAATGATTGCGGAATACCTCAATACTGTTTTAGAAGAAGGTGATAGCGGTGACGTGGTAAATGCCATTGGGCATATTGCAAAGGCCATCGGAATGACAAAAATTTCCGAGGAAACCGGATTGAGTCGACCTAGTTTGTATAAAGCACTTTCCGATGGTTCAAAACCGCAGTTCGCAACAATTATGAAGGTTTTGAAAGCCATAGGAGGACAAGTTCAAGTCCATCCAGTTTAG
- a CDS encoding YqaE/Pmp3 family membrane protein has translation MSFWRVLLAILFPPLSVIGKGCGSILIVFLLTLCGWVPGVIAALVILNNPN, from the coding sequence ATGAGTTTCTGGAGAGTTTTATTGGCCATTCTATTCCCTCCGTTGTCCGTGATAGGCAAGGGATGTGGCTCTATTCTTATCGTTTTTTTACTGACCCTTTGCGGTTGGGTTCCCGGTGTAATCGCTGCCCTGGTCATTTTGAACAACCCCAATTAG
- the lipB gene encoding lipoyl(octanoyl) transferase LipB has protein sequence MNKKVAVQDLGLKDYKETWDYQELLFKNIVDTKIRNRREEANLDTPNHFLFVEHPHVYTLGKSGDINNLLVDESKLSEKGATFYKINRGGDITYHGPGQVVGYPILDLDNFFTDIHKYLRFLEEMVILTLAEYGLKAERSKGETGVWLDVGTPFARKICAMGVRASRWVTMHGFALNVNADLGYFDMMIPCGIKDKAVTSLNVELGQKEVDMEEVKAKLLKHFTTLFEAELVKEEAGV, from the coding sequence ATGAACAAGAAAGTTGCCGTACAGGATCTGGGATTAAAGGATTACAAAGAAACTTGGGATTACCAAGAGCTTCTTTTTAAGAACATTGTGGATACCAAGATTCGGAACCGCCGCGAGGAAGCCAATTTAGATACACCGAATCATTTTTTGTTTGTGGAGCACCCGCATGTGTACACTTTGGGAAAGAGCGGCGACATTAACAACCTTTTGGTGGACGAGAGCAAACTTTCCGAAAAAGGGGCTACTTTCTATAAAATCAATCGTGGCGGGGATATAACCTATCACGGCCCGGGCCAAGTGGTGGGCTATCCTATTTTGGATTTGGATAACTTCTTTACGGATATCCACAAATACCTTCGTTTTTTGGAGGAAATGGTGATTCTTACCTTGGCCGAATACGGTCTTAAAGCCGAACGCTCCAAGGGTGAAACCGGTGTTTGGTTGGATGTGGGCACTCCATTTGCCCGTAAAATATGTGCCATGGGCGTACGTGCAAGTCGCTGGGTGACCATGCACGGTTTTGCCCTAAATGTGAATGCTGATTTGGGCTATTTTGATATGATGATTCCCTGCGGCATCAAGGACAAAGCGGTTACTTCTTTAAATGTTGAGCTTGGCCAGAAGGAAGTGGATATGGAGGAAGTAAAAGCAAAGCTTCTGAAACATTTCACTACACTTTTTGAGGCCGAGTTGGTCAAGGAAGAAGCTGGGGTTTAG